The Nerophis lumbriciformis linkage group LG09, RoL_Nlum_v2.1, whole genome shotgun sequence nucleotide sequence tgtgcagccctttgagacacttgtgatttagggctatataaataaagattgattgattgattgattgacttccactcgaatcaaccaactacgagcggCACCAATGACTTACACGCCATCAAATGGCTGTTACAAATTGTGAgttgaaatatataatatattttttccaattatttttgttttgacagtatcacgtttattgatttttaaatgtgttaaaaaatagcccgttttgtacactagtgACAAATTGTGGGGACATATTTTGAAAGGTATTTATTGAAGTCAGACTAAGTAAGACATCACTGAAAAAATTGTACGCAAGCACGGTAATAAAATGTTGATATAACCAACCTTGATGGAGGTACACGTTGCATGTCTTGTAGTTTGCCTTCTGGTTAGATGATGTCTTTCTGCAGGCGTTTAATAACCTTAAAAAAAACCACACTTTTATAACAAAGAACCTTCTAAAAGGAGCAGGTGCTTACATTTTTGTGTAATCTCCTCGAGTTGACTTCATTCCTCACATTATTACTTCTAACCATCCGTCCGTTAAACGCGCTCCATGGCAGCCAATCTTCTGTGCGTTGACAGCTACttcttccactgagggccacagacagACAAATCAAAAGATGCGGGGGCCGTTTCGGTATTTTTCACATCCAAAACCAGTATCATATGGGTTTATACCTTCAAAATGTgtaaacaaaaaactaacttgctaaCATTAGGATATTGACCATAACATActtaacagttagcattagtggtctacatacaacacataaaaacaaagatatgtttcaaagggccaatttatttcaggccagaacaaattgacaacactattttaaatagctgcaacataacatacataagtaacaaacagcatactaacactaaccacgttaaacccagattccgatctaacaaaggtcttaactcattctccttctatgccacttcaatatggaatgcactcccaacaggtgtaaaagaaagggcatctctatcctccttcaaaaccgcactaaaagaacacctccaggcaacttcaaccctaaactaaccagtgttgggttagttactgaaaaacagtaactagttagttactagttactttatttcaaaagtaactcagttactaactcagttacttacaccaaaaagtaatgcgttactgtgaaaagtaactatttagttacttcttctactctttttttttaaagctcccattaatgcccttttagccttcattttagtactgttattgcactggagaataatacaatctgttgatcaacttgacatacatttgcatcactgaactctgctaagcaatgtgctctacatacaacacacaaagacaaagatatgtttcaaagggccaatttatttcaggccagaacaaattgacacaactattttaaatagctgcaacataacatacataagtaacaaacagcataataacactaacactaacactaacactaaccacgttaaacccagattccgatctaacaaaggtcttaactcattctctttctatgccacttcaatatggaatgcactcccaacaggtgtaaaagaaagggcatctctatcctccttcaaaaccgcactaaaagaacacctccaggcaacttcaaccctaaactaacaccctcccttccacataatacctcttcggattgtaaataatcaaatgtagacactttttcttatactttctgatctctctctctgtgtccactacttgctgtacatatcctaccaagtcagatctacactgttccaatgtccatttctctgatgatgcaattgttgttgataccaaccaaaccttaagtggaccccgacttaaacaagttgaaaatcttattcgggtgttaccatttagtggtcaatataaagttaaaagttaaagttaaagtaccaatgattgtcacacacacactaggtgtggcgaaattattctctgcatttgacccatcacccttgatcaccccctgggaggtgaggggagcagtgggcagcagcggtggctgcgcccgggaatcattttggtgatttaacccccaattccaacccttgatgctgagtgccaagcagggaggtaatgggtcccatttttatagtctttggtatgactcggccgggatttgaactcccaacctaccgatctcaggacggacactctaaccactaggcctctaatatgtactgtactgtgcaatctactaataaaagtttcaatcaatcaatcaatcaatgtcatcTATGGTTTGTCTTGTATGTCAACCGCACCTGTATTTTCGTCATGCTCCCGTGTTTGATTACAATAAAGCTATAAGAGCCTTGCTCCAGAGCAGGGTTATTATTTATGACATAGCCGAGTTTGGCCAGCTGGGAGCAGCAGAGAAGCTGACAGTGATCCAAAGCAGGGCGGAACAATAAAGACCATGATGAAGACGTTTGTAATGAGAGAAGAAGAATGCTGCCTTCAGGTACGATACGAAATATGAGGAGTTGGTTGCAGACAGACATTGGATGACCAAGATTGGAACATTCGAATGGAGCGTGTGTGTTACTTATATGCGTGTTTGTTAACAATAGCACCAACCGGAATGTGATAGTTTGCGTAAATTCAATTACAGCTTTTGCTGGATGTCATTCAAACGTCCGACTGTTCATGAAGGCAGCAGTAAAGAAGGACGAAGGCACACTGGTAACGCTGCTGTTACCAAGCTATTAAATGCTCAGCTTTATCCTCCGCGTCGACATTGTTCGCCAATATGCGCTCGAATATTAGTGACAACACTATTTCGATTTGCGTCTGGTGTCACTGAGGGCATTTTCAAGGATTCGCCATGGTGCTCTTCAACGAGCCGAGCTAGCCTAGCTTAGCCAAGCTAGCTGACTCTTTCTTCGTCGAGCTAAGCTAACAGGCTAGCTGTTGTTAGCATCGAGCTAAGCTAACAGGCTAGCTGTTGTTAGCATCGAGCTAAGCTAACAGGCTAGCTGTTGTTAGCATCGAGCTAAGCtaacaggctagctgttagcatcGAGCTAAGCTTACCGAGGCCCGGTATGGCGATTGTGTCTGGCTCCTGTGCCCGGGTGAACGGCTCCAGGAACGGGCCCTCTGTCTCCGCAGTGACTCCGTCCGGCTCCGTTGGCCAGTCCCAGCCCATGATAGCCGTGTGGGAGTGGCAGGACGACCAGGGCCACTGGCGGCCGTACAGCGGCCAAGTGAGCGCCCACATCGAGCGATGCCTGTCACCGCGGGGACACCGAGGCGGCGCGCCGGGCACCACCACCATCTCCCTCGGACAGTCTGACCCCGGCCTGTCGCCATATCTTATCGACGTGCCGAGCTTGAAACAGTTCAGACAGGACACAGGTGAGTCTTATTAAACATTCGCCTCGAGTTGTATTGTACATGTGAAGGCCTGTCAAACACGGTAGTTTATTtagcatgttgttgttgttgttgttgttgtcatcggAATGTTCTCACAGCTGCTCCTCTGGATCAACCTGCAAACCGTAAGTGGCATTATTagcgtcaatcaatcaaagtttatttatatagccctaaatcaggagtgtctcaaagggctgcatacatacttgccaaccttgagacctcagatctagggagatattcaaaaggcccgctgggggggtgaaattattttttccaatcattttggaacttgcaagcgtacttcttcttcttactcgtcatcgccatgtctcttcttctgcttcgtccCCTTGTTCTGTTCTGATTCCCACGCTTGACTTcgaggtgtaccgtatttttcagactataagtcgctccggagtataagtcgcaccggccgaaaatgcataataaataagtcgcatttttgggggaaatttatttgataaaactcaacaccaagaataaatgataaatgggttgtacttgtatagcgcttttctaccttcaaggtactcaaagcgctttgacactacttccacatttacccattcacacacacattcacacactgatggagggagctgccatgcaaggcgctaaccagcacccatcaggagcaagggtgaagtgtcttgctcaggacacaacggacatgacgaggttggtactaggtggggattgaaccagggaccctcgggtcgcgcacggccattcttccactgcgcatagacatttgaaaggcaatttaaaataaataaagaatagtgaacaacagactgaataagtgtacgttatatgactcataaataaccaactgagaacgtgcctggtatgttaacgtaacatattcaaataactataacatatagaacatgctatacgtttaccaaacaatctgtcactcctaatcgctaaatcccatgaaatcttatacgtctagtctcttacgtgaatgagcaaaaataatattggatattttacagtaatgtgttaataatttcacacacaagtcgctcctgagtataagtcgcacccccggccaaactatgaaaaaaactgcgacttatagtccgtaaaatacggtaaccgttatttaaggctgaaacgacgcgtcgacgtcatcggttacgtaaatacattcagcattggtacatcccttcaagtgtgggataagcacagcgaaaaaagcaaaacacttgacagttgttgtatgcacactgtgtcgagcggaaatggcctatcatagcagcacaacggctatgaaggaacatttgaaaagaaaacacccgacagcgttcttgccatcaccatcaactagtcaatcgtccgcgtgagtatacgttgtcatcattacacaaaaacatgaatgtgtcatttgtatctgcgttgtaaattcataaactaaaacactgtttcgctctgagaggcgcgtttggcgtgcctgttcagtgtttacaaagacgcgctcctctttaactctaacgttaactagttgtgcaaataccttttacaacattaacagttacatatactatgtacaaaccaacaattaactttcactttaatcatactatcattgttgtgttattaagcaaaataagcaatacttttacttttgttgaaatgtttacactgttacagaatatttccttttgcacttttttgtattggatgtttatctttatttttgcacattttaaagcaaaataagcaatacttttacttttgaaatgcttatactattgcagaatattaagatttgcactggatgtttacttttatatttgcacattaaaaagcaaataagctacttttaattttgttaaatgttaaaagttttaaatgtttacattgttacagaatattttgtcatgttgttgtcaatgttgactgagtggccatacctttttttttgtaaataagtcatgccttttgaaaaaactggcctaaatttattttttcatcttcattttaaataaaaaaaataatcggtaaaaggaaaaataatctatagattaatcgaaaaaaataatctatagattaaccgattaatcgaaaaaaataatctatagattaatcgatagaaaaataatcgttagctgcagccttaccgtTATTATTGTCCAGCTGGAAACGGCGCCCAGTGAAGGATAGGGatgatgatgttcgttaagaaattatcaaTGTCGATGCAATtagcgaatcctcttatcgaatccagaaagGTTGTTGTGTgcgcactgagttccaaaagccatagatgttatgtgactgggccggcacgctgtttatatggaggaaaagcggacgtgactgaggtgtatacctgctataccagcatgcggacgtgactgagcctgaggacaggctgtcctcagtcacgtctgtATGCTgtcctggacagcatgcggacgtgactgagaacagcatgcggccgttaaggggtgaaggtttcaggtgagagaggacgctaaaggcacgcccccaatattgttgtccgggagaatttcgtgagaatggttgccccgggagattttcgggaggggcactgaaattcgggactctcccgggaaaatcgggagggttggcaagtatggctgcacaagccacgacgacatcctctgctcagatcccacatcggggcaagaaaaaactcaacccgatgggatACAATGTGAAACCTtagaggggactgcagatgtggggacccccccgccccctgggcgaccggtgcaatggacgtcgagtggatctagttaatagtgtgagagtccagtccatagtgtgggATCatgttgagtggagacaagtcagcagtgcagagatgtccccaactgatgtacagatgagtggtccaccccgggttccgactttAAACAGCTGGCGCCTCATCTTTGGTCACCTaacaacctctccacgcaggggaggggggaagagcagaaaagagacggcagatcaactagtctaaaaggggtctatttaaaggctggagtatacaaatgagttttaagatgggacttaaatgcttctactgaggtagcatctctaactgttaccgggagggcattccagagtactggagcccgaatagaaaacgctctatagccagcagactttttttggggctgtgggaatcactaataagccggagttctttgaacgcagattttttgccgggacatatggtacaatacaatcagcaagataggatggagctaggccgtttagtattttatacgtaagtagtaaaacctaaaagtcacatcttaagtgcacaggaagccagtgcaggtgagccagtataggcgtaatatgaccaaattttcttgttcttgtcaaaagtctagcagtcgcattttgtaccaactgtaatcttttaatgctaggcatagggagacccaaaaataacacgttactgtaatcgagacgtaacgaacgcatgaataatgatctcagcgtcgctagtggacaaaatggattttagcgatattacggagatgaaagaaggctgttttagtaacactcttaatgtctgAGTCAAACGAGAAAgctgggtggaagataatacccagattctttactgagtcgccttgtctaattgtttggttgtcaaatgttaaggtggtattattaaataggtgtcggtgtctagcaggaccgataatcagcttctccgttttcttagcgttgagttgcaaaaagttagcatccattgtttaatttcattaagacatgcCTCCAGGTggctacaatccggcgtgttggtcagctttagctTCAAATCTACCTTTAAGTTGAAATATTTCCATTTGCAATCTCCTAAAGACACATCAAACCTTTTGTGTTTTTCAGGAAAAACAAGGTCAGTCCGACGCTCCCTGTTCGCCCAGTCCTCAGGTCTGGGCAGTGGCGTCTATTGGGAATGGGCCAACGATGAAGGCGCGTGGACCCCCTACGAAACTCGCACCTCCATCCTCCTGGAGCACAGCTACCAGGCCCGACAAGGCACGGCCGACCTGGGCCCGCATGGCTACAACTACATCGTGGATCTCACCTCGCTCACTCAAGTGAACAAGTCGTCGGGTTTCAGGCGGCAGGTGCGGAGGCAGTGCAACCTGCCCTACCCGCTGGCCTCCTTCGGACCCCCGGCCATCCCCTCGGGACCCGCGGCCGTCCCCTCGACCGGCTCCTCCTGCTCCTGCCAGCAGTGTCTGAACCACAGCGGCACAGGACCTATGCCCAGCCGTACACGGCATTCCTTCTCGTCGGGCAGCCTGAACCGACCCACACTTCAGGGACCCGGGAGGGCGATGGCCGCTCACCCGACTTCAGTGTACTCGCCGTACCCCCGCCGCCCACTTTCCGTTGGGGGGATGTCGTGGGGGACCCCATGGCCTCCGCCACCCTCTGCTAGCCATCTGGCCGCACCCCATTTAGGCAGCTCTTCTAGTGCCAATGGCTTAAGGTTGGTTTCTTTACATCTTTGTTGACTAATCCACCTTTTCCTCATTCCATGTTTAGGGGTGTTTATTTACACAAGTACAGAGAGCACCAGGCATTTATTAGGGGTAAGGTTTTTTACAGGGACACATTTATTAATTCAACATTTAATAtagttttcaatttatttatgtaATAGTTGTACTCGATCCTGTATGTGAAATATAGTAAAATAATCAAAGTACTAAACtataacccccccaaaaaagtgttacatttcagaatgtatacatttttggttaaaataattcataaaacatttgaataatatatatatacatactttttttaaaactaaaaataaaagtaATGCATCTGTCTTCTATATAGCAGCtgagtccaaagtgtggcccgggggccatttgcaaccagcagctatttttttttttaaaggcctgcggtacattcttaaaatactattataaaaaaaaaattaaaaaaaagtggaattaaaGACCAAACCAGTGCAATATAATGAGAAAATGttgcactaataacacaaagctgccatgacgGCAGTTTTATTCTTTAAAACTGGCAATGCTAAAAAGATAAAAACCCTATTTTGGATCCcctagaccgggggtcggcaacccgcggctctagagccacatgcggctctttagcgccgccctagtggctctctggagctttttcgaaaatgtatgaaaaaagatgagggggaaaaaatacattttttgtgttaatatggtttctgaaggaggacaaacatgacacaaacctcccaaattgttataaagcacactgtttgtattaaacatgcttcactcattcgagtatttggcgagcggcgttttgtcccactaattttggcggtccttgaactcaccgtagtttgtttacatgtataactttctaggacgtgttttatgccacttctttttctgtctcattttgtccaccaaacttttaacgttgtgcatgaatgcacaaaggtgagttttgttgatgttattgccttgtgtggagtgctaatcgggcatatttggtcactgcatgactgcaagctaatcgatgctaacatgctatttaggctagctatatgtacatattgcatcattatgcctcatttgtagctatatttgagttcatttagtttcctttaagtcctcttatttcaatttatatctcatgacacactatctgtatgtaatatggcttttaattttttttgcggctccagaccgatttgtttttgtatttttggtccaatatggctctttcaacattttgggttgccgacccctgccctagacctaagtcagatttttttttttttactgtaattgttcaaaattaataatgaatcaacAGCAATGTTAGTAAACCATTTTTTACTtcaaatattccaatttgaaatttttttatgtggaaataattgtatattttgtgtttttgccataaaaaacaggggttTTGTTGACAAAGGgggcatacaaaataaaaataaaaatgtatgtcaacggatagatctgaagttgagctaTAGATATTTttggcattaaaagtaaaaaaaaaaaaactttgatttttacatactttaatgacagagacccttttgggtccccaggacctTTAACATTGACCaaaattgaggggagccctaatgggattaaaaatataaaattgtgCAGCCCtcactggaaaaagtttggacgccATTGTTCTATAGTATAATATAGTCTGTCACTCACTGAGCGGTAGAAAGTTCACTTGAATTTCTTTTAATAACGTTTCCCTTTTGGCAAGGTCCCTTATGAAACACCTGATTTTAGGACCGTGCCTTAATAAAGGAATTAATATGCACGTCACTTACACTTTTTCCTTCAGGCGGTCTTCATCATGTAAAGCACGTCTTCCTGTGGATGGACAGTCAGTCAGTGGGCTTCATTATCATTGCTGACACCTTTTCTCCTTTTGTCTGTGGCTGACAAGTGATCCTTTGAAAAAAGGAAGCGTGCCCACGCTTGTTATTGCACGTGCCAACACAGAATGTGGCCTGAAACAGCAGGAACAACACCGAATGTTTCTTTATTTCCTGCCGTTTTTCTCCACTTAGATGAATGATCATTAAGCAGTTATTACTGTGCAGTAAATTCAAAAGTAAGACTTACCCAACTCAGCTGAACATaccataaaactaaaataaatgagTGTCTTTGCTACTAATTTGTACccttacctgattggctgttgatCAGCAGGAAAATGAATAGCTCAATTTAGGTATTCACGAATAACAACAACTTTAATAGTGGACCTGCTTGATTGTTTTTTAACCGACTTGTTTTCTCGTCCTCCAGCGTTCCTTCCATTCCTGTGCAGCTGAACGGATCGACCAGCGTCAGCTCGGCCCTGGCAGGTACACAAGTCGTTAACTTGGCTCCTCTCACTCCACTCTCCACCACATTTCTAGTGTATTCACTGCGATCTTTAGCAGGGTTTTATGTTGTGTGCCACTTCTATCTCCTGCTTTGGTTTCGTTGAGTGTCAGCAGAAGAGGCTTTTGAGCGATAATAACGCGCAGGCGGCCACACAAGCATCCTCAGACAGAATTCATGTTCCACCTCCACTCAGGAGTCATCTTTGTCCTGCGACAGAACAATGAGACATTTATGGTACATGGACATGAGAGACTGTAGGGCTGAGTATTGACGAGGACGATACGCATCTCGATATTCTCTCTAATTCAgtgatacattttaatttattttaaaacacaAGTTGTGTATATGTACACTAGATAACAGTAATAATTCATCAGACAGACTGAGTCAAATCAAGTTATTTAAATGatcaatttccatttattacatccGTACAGAAAGTATATCAAGTTTCTTGCCAgtcaaatctaatttttgttttaattttttttttttttagaaattgatCAAATCAATAGTTCCCAGTTCTAACAGACTGTAGAGAACACTTTACATTGTAAGACACTTTCTAGATTGATTAAATTAAAATAGTTTTATTATACATAGGGAAAGATAACCAGATAATTAATTACTAaacacaaataatacattttatatttacggTACTTATAAAAAtattatggggggaaaaaaagtaaaacatgatttcaaacataatttaaaaagttaggacaaaataaatacattagaataaaaatacattattagCCGAATGATTGTGGAAAAAAAGCTCTGGTTAAGAAAAAATAATGTTAGTTATAAATATTTACTGCGCAACAACAAGATGAAGTACATTTAAATAATGTTTATGTTCAACATGTTAAAATGTATCATCTAGCTaaacctctt carries:
- the dtx2 gene encoding probable E3 ubiquitin-protein ligase DTX2 isoform X1, with translation MAIVSGSCARVNGSRNGPSVSAVTPSGSVGQSQPMIAVWEWQDDQGHWRPYSGQVSAHIERCLSPRGHRGGAPGTTTISLGQSDPGLSPYLIDVPSLKQFRQDTGKTRSVRRSLFAQSSGLGSGVYWEWANDEGAWTPYETRTSILLEHSYQARQGTADLGPHGYNYIVDLTSLTQVNKSSGFRRQVRRQCNLPYPLASFGPPAIPSGPAAVPSTGSSCSCQQCLNHSGTGPMPSRTRHSFSSGSLNRPTLQGPGRAMAAHPTSVYSPYPRRPLSVGGMSWGTPWPPPPSASHLAAPHLGSSSSANGLSVPSIPVQLNGSTSVSSALAGMASILMSAVGLGVHFTTTAPLPQPPPPLPPPHQHLPLPAQQHPQQFSLPPLPVPFPPASRPSKPPSSSSSSSSVRRAKRQHRRASAQRAEEVIRRYMEVVPGVPDEDCIICMDQLSNPSGYETPAPTEEGGQSIPPAAVGKFIKCGHTLHMLCMLAMYNNGTKDGSLQCPSCKTIYGEKTGTQPLKGKMEIYSIAQALPGHRDCGTIQIIYSIPPGIQGPEHPNPGQPFTCRGFPRFCFLPDSDKGRKVLELLKVAWMRRLIFTVGTSSTTGEPDTVVWNGIHHKTEMMSNLSGHGYPDPNYLDNVLSELASQGVTEDCLGSSS
- the dtx2 gene encoding probable E3 ubiquitin-protein ligase DTX2 isoform X2, translating into MAIVSGSCARVNGSRNGPSVSAVTPSGSVGQSQPMIAVWEWQDDQGHWRPYSGQVSAHIERCLSPRGHRGGAPGTTTISLGQSDPGLSPYLIDVPSLKQFRQDTGKTRSVRRSLFAQSSGLGSGVYWEWANDEGAWTPYETRTSILLEHSYQARQGTADLGPHGYNYIVDLTSLTQVNKSSGFRRQVRRQCNLPYPLASFGPPAIPSGPAAVPSTGSSCSCQQCLNHSGTGPMPSRTRHSFSSGSLNRPTLQGPGRAMAAHPTSVYSPYPRRPLSVGGMSWGTPWPPPPSASHLAAPHLGSSSSANGLSVPSIPVQLNGSTSVSSALAASAQRAEEVIRRYMEVVPGVPDEDCIICMDQLSNPSGYETPAPTEEGGQSIPPAAVGKFIKCGHTLHMLCMLAMYNNGTKDGSLQCPSCKTIYGEKTGTQPLKGKMEIYSIAQALPGHRDCGTIQIIYSIPPGIQGPEHPNPGQPFTCRGFPRFCFLPDSDKGRKVLELLKVAWMRRLIFTVGTSSTTGEPDTVVWNGIHHKTEMMSNLSGHGYPDPNYLDNVLSELASQGVTEDCLGSSS